A region of Paenimyroides aestuarii DNA encodes the following proteins:
- the coaBC gene encoding bifunctional phosphopantothenoylcysteine decarboxylase/phosphopantothenate--cysteine ligase CoaBC produces the protein MQHISGKKIILGISGGIAAYKTASFVRLLIKAGAEVQVIMSPASCAFITPLTLATLSKRPVYSEFEKDFGEWTNHVELGLWADLMIIAPATANTLAKMANGLCDNLLLATYLSAKCPVFFAPAMDLDMFQHPANQQNIHILKSYGNIEIEAGFGELASGLVGKGRMAEPEEMLQKISDFFLKDTTPDLKGKKVLITAGPTYEPIDPVRFIGNHSTGKMGFDIANEAAKRGAEVLLITGPTSLKTNNPAVQVKHVVSANDMYQACHEAFQTADIVIGAAAIADYRPKTIASQKIKKSDEEITIVLEKNPDILASLGAVKKQQFLVGFALETENEIEYAKGKLKKKNLDLIVLNSLNDHGAGFGKPTNKVTFIDKDFNIFPQELKSKEAVAKDIIDQIVKNYAE, from the coding sequence ATGCAACACATAAGCGGTAAAAAAATTATTCTGGGAATTTCAGGTGGTATTGCCGCTTATAAAACGGCAAGTTTTGTACGATTATTAATAAAAGCAGGTGCAGAGGTTCAAGTAATCATGTCACCTGCTTCTTGTGCTTTTATTACACCATTAACCTTAGCTACATTATCTAAACGCCCCGTATATTCTGAATTTGAAAAAGATTTTGGTGAATGGACCAACCATGTAGAATTGGGGTTATGGGCCGATTTAATGATTATAGCGCCCGCCACAGCAAATACTTTGGCGAAAATGGCAAACGGTTTGTGCGATAATTTATTGTTAGCCACTTATTTATCTGCAAAATGTCCGGTGTTTTTTGCTCCGGCGATGGATTTAGATATGTTTCAACATCCAGCTAATCAGCAAAATATCCATATATTAAAAAGTTACGGAAACATAGAGATTGAAGCCGGATTTGGCGAATTAGCCTCGGGATTGGTAGGAAAAGGAAGAATGGCCGAGCCCGAAGAAATGCTGCAAAAAATTTCCGACTTCTTTTTGAAAGATACTACTCCAGATTTAAAAGGAAAAAAAGTTTTAATTACAGCAGGTCCCACATACGAACCAATAGACCCGGTACGTTTTATAGGAAATCATTCCACTGGAAAAATGGGGTTTGATATAGCCAATGAAGCTGCCAAACGCGGAGCAGAAGTGTTATTAATCACTGGACCCACTTCGCTAAAAACTAACAATCCGGCTGTTCAAGTGAAGCACGTTGTTTCTGCAAACGATATGTATCAAGCGTGTCATGAAGCATTTCAAACTGCTGATATTGTGATTGGTGCAGCAGCAATTGCAGATTATCGTCCTAAAACCATAGCATCGCAAAAAATTAAAAAAAGCGATGAAGAAATCACCATTGTTTTAGAAAAAAACCCAGATATTTTAGCTTCGTTAGGTGCTGTAAAGAAACAGCAATTTTTAGTTGGTTTTGCATTGGAAACCGAAAACGAAATAGAATATGCAAAAGGCAAACTAAAAAAGAAAAATTTAGATTTAATTGTATTAAATTCGTTAAATGATCACGGCGCAGGCTTTGGAAAACCAACAAATAAAGTTACCTTTATAGACAAAGATTTTAATATCTTTCCTCAGGAATTAAAATCCAAAGAAGCGGTGGCAAAAGATATTATAGACCAAATTGTTAAAAATTATGCTGAATAA
- the dapA gene encoding 4-hydroxy-tetrahydrodipicolinate synthase — protein MKAFIGTGVALITPFKQDLSVDVEALKKIVQYNIDGGVEYLVVLGTTAETATLTKEEKALVKQTIIDANNGKLPLVLGVGGNNTADIVNQLNADNLKGFDAILSVSPYYNKPTQEGIYQHFKMIAEKSPLPIIVYNVPGRTGSNMLPATVVRLATDFKNIIGIKEAAGDMVQAMELIRNTPNDFLVISGDDIITLPMVLAGGAGVISVIGEAFPKEFSQMVRLGLNRNVDEAYKTHYKLTDAINMIFEQGNPGGVKELFKHLNLCENYVRLPLVNVNQDLSNRLADYLKKF, from the coding sequence ATGAAAGCATTCATAGGTACAGGTGTTGCTTTAATTACGCCTTTTAAACAAGATTTATCGGTTGATGTTGAAGCACTAAAAAAAATTGTACAATACAATATTGATGGTGGTGTGGAGTATTTAGTGGTGTTGGGAACAACTGCCGAAACCGCTACATTAACCAAAGAAGAAAAAGCGTTGGTAAAACAAACCATTATCGATGCAAATAACGGAAAATTGCCTTTGGTTTTGGGTGTTGGTGGCAACAATACTGCAGACATTGTAAACCAATTAAATGCGGATAACTTAAAAGGATTTGATGCCATTTTATCGGTTTCGCCTTATTACAACAAACCAACGCAGGAAGGTATTTACCAGCACTTTAAAATGATTGCCGAAAAATCACCGCTACCCATCATTGTTTACAATGTACCCGGAAGAACCGGTAGCAATATGCTTCCAGCAACGGTGGTTCGCTTGGCAACCGATTTTAAAAACATTATTGGAATAAAAGAAGCAGCAGGCGATATGGTGCAAGCCATGGAATTAATCCGCAACACACCGAATGACTTTCTTGTAATTTCGGGCGATGATATCATTACCTTACCTATGGTTTTAGCAGGTGGCGCAGGTGTGATTTCTGTAATTGGCGAAGCTTTTCCAAAAGAATTTTCACAAATGGTGCGTTTAGGTTTAAATCGAAACGTGGACGAAGCTTACAAAACGCACTACAAGTTAACCGATGCCATCAATATGATTTTTGAACAAGGAAACCCAGGTGGTGTAAAAGAATTGTTCAAACATTTGAATTTATGTGAAAACTATGTACGTTTACCTTTGGTAAATGTAAACCAAGATTTATCAAATCGTTTGGCAGATTATCTTAAAAAATTTTAA
- a CDS encoding DNA-directed RNA polymerase subunit omega encodes MDLKKTNAAVNTITYNKAEIEKPTGNIYEAITIIAKRANQINTEIKKELIDKLDEFATYNDSLDEVFENKEQIEVSKYYEKLPKPHALAVEEWLKGDITFKE; translated from the coding sequence ATGGACTTGAAGAAAACAAATGCTGCGGTAAATACCATTACCTATAACAAAGCCGAAATTGAAAAACCAACTGGTAATATTTACGAGGCGATTACAATTATTGCAAAAAGAGCCAACCAAATCAATACCGAAATTAAGAAAGAACTGATTGATAAGTTAGATGAATTTGCTACTTACAATGATAGTTTAGACGAAGTTTTTGAAAACAAAGAACAAATCGAAGTTTCTAAATACTACGAAAAGCTACCAAAACCACATGCATTAGCAGTAGAAGAGTGGTTAAAAGGCGATATAACTTTTAAAGAGTAA
- a CDS encoding bifunctional metallophosphatase/5'-nucleotidase produces the protein MKRRDFIIQTAAATTLTLTGFGLRSFSLAKTKRITILHTNDTHSHLDVFPASDAKFANQGGAAKRATIFNKIKAENPNTLIFDAGDMFQGTPYFNYYGGELEIKIMNMLQYDAATIGNHEFDNGVNSLAEQISKADFTVLNANYDFTNTLMNGFTKPYKIFMKDGIKIGVFGLGIKLEGLVNKSEYGETVWNNPIEIAQDVSRILKDDLKCDLIICLSHLGYQYSSKSQMISDLDLAAQTKNIDLIIGGHTHTFLEKPTVVINAEGKEVIVNQVGCYGVRVGQIDFYFDELKNKSTTARVIKV, from the coding sequence ATGAAACGTCGCGATTTTATCATACAAACAGCAGCTGCAACAACTTTAACCCTTACCGGTTTTGGATTGAGAAGCTTTTCATTGGCAAAAACCAAACGTATCACCATTTTGCATACCAACGATACCCACAGCCATTTGGATGTTTTCCCAGCTAGCGATGCCAAATTTGCCAATCAGGGTGGCGCAGCAAAGCGGGCAACGATTTTTAACAAGATAAAGGCCGAAAATCCCAACACACTTATTTTTGATGCAGGCGATATGTTTCAGGGAACGCCCTATTTTAATTATTATGGTGGTGAATTGGAAATAAAAATCATGAATATGTTGCAATATGATGCCGCAACTATTGGCAATCATGAGTTTGACAACGGTGTGAACAGTTTAGCCGAGCAAATTTCGAAAGCTGATTTCACGGTTTTAAACGCCAATTACGACTTCACTAACACACTAATGAATGGATTTACAAAACCTTACAAAATTTTCATGAAAGATGGAATTAAAATTGGTGTGTTTGGTTTGGGAATTAAATTGGAAGGTTTGGTGAATAAAAGCGAATATGGGGAAACTGTTTGGAACAATCCCATAGAAATTGCGCAAGATGTATCCCGAATTTTAAAAGATGATTTAAAGTGCGATTTAATCATTTGTTTGTCGCATTTAGGCTATCAATACAGCAGTAAATCTCAAATGATTTCTGATTTGGATTTAGCCGCACAAACCAAAAATATCGATTTAATTATTGGCGGACACACCCACACTTTTCTCGAAAAGCCTACTGTTGTAATTAATGCCGAAGGAAAAGAAGTAATTGTAAACCAAGTTGGCTGTTATGGCGTTCGCGTGGGGCAAATCGATTTTTACTTTGATGAATTAAAAAACAAGTCAACCACCGCAAGGGTTATAAAGGTGTGA
- a CDS encoding 5'-nucleotidase C-terminal domain-containing protein, which produces MKYRNLPKQYFYLFFVSIAALLATNCASKKYVNTNIATKYIELNDTVEGNITVENFLKPYRNHIQNDLSKVLAYNPNDLDKAAGKWQNPMTNFYADAIFEIAQPVFEKKWNKKIDFCLLNYGGIRATIAKGNITTRTAYDIMPFENSAVVLALKGDVVFEMAQFIIANKTAHPLSGIEIVVDQNQLVKDLKINNESIDKNKSYFVVTNDYLAKGGDKMDFLLKATENHSLDYKLRNMFIAYFTKIDTLNPSVKPRIIFE; this is translated from the coding sequence ATGAAATATAGAAACTTACCCAAACAATATTTTTATCTGTTTTTTGTAAGTATTGCTGCACTTTTAGCTACAAACTGTGCATCAAAAAAATATGTAAATACAAATATTGCTACGAAATATATTGAATTGAACGATACTGTTGAGGGAAACATTACCGTTGAAAATTTTCTAAAACCGTATCGAAATCATATCCAAAATGATTTATCGAAAGTTTTGGCATATAATCCAAATGATTTAGATAAAGCTGCTGGAAAATGGCAAAACCCAATGACTAATTTTTATGCCGATGCCATTTTTGAAATTGCACAACCTGTTTTTGAAAAAAAATGGAATAAAAAAATCGACTTTTGCTTACTGAATTATGGTGGAATTAGAGCAACTATTGCCAAAGGAAATATCACCACTCGAACAGCTTATGACATTATGCCTTTTGAAAACAGCGCAGTGGTTTTAGCTTTAAAAGGCGATGTGGTTTTTGAAATGGCACAATTCATTATTGCCAATAAAACAGCACATCCTTTAAGCGGAATTGAAATCGTTGTTGATCAAAATCAGTTGGTTAAAGATCTAAAAATCAACAATGAATCAATCGACAAAAACAAAAGCTATTTTGTGGTAACCAATGATTATCTGGCAAAAGGCGGCGATAAAATGGATTTTCTTTTAAAAGCAACCGAAAATCATTCATTAGATTATAAATTGCGCAACATGTTTATTGCGTATTTCACAAAGATTGACACATTGAATCCTTCTGTAAAACCAAGAATAATTTTTGAATAA
- the ligA gene encoding NAD-dependent DNA ligase LigA, translating to MENANVLAQITLLREELNEHNYNYYVLDQPVISDLEFDQKLKKLQELEQLYPEFFDEDSPTQRVGGAVTKNFPTIVHENRMYSLENSYSKEDLIDWENRIQRVLGNVPVEYVCELKYDGASISITYENGRLVRAVTRGDGFQGDDVTNNIKTIKSVPLKLKGDFPEKFDIRGEIILPLAGFEKMNMELIDIGETPYSNPRNTASGSLKLQDSAEVAKRPLECLLYNIVGANNFFNTHAHSLEAARSYGFKVPNHSKLVKNLDEVFDFISYWDTHRHDLPYETDGVVIKVNDLFQQEELGYTAKNPRWAIAYKFKAEQASTVLDMISYQVGRTGAITPVANLQPVQLAGTIVKRASLHNADQIEKLDVREGDTVFVEKGGEIIPKIVGVDFNQRQPDSQPTEYITHCPECHTELVRKPGEAQHYCPNFYECPPQIIGRIEHFISRKAMNIDGLGGETVALLYKNGLVKNYADLYELTKEQIVPLERMADKSADNLLKGIQESKKIPFERVLFALGIRFVGETVAKKLAKHYQSIDALMQADYDALVHVDEIGDKIALSIRSFFKNESNLELINRLKNYGLQFEIETKENTQVSTKFEGMTMVVSGKFETFSRDEIKQKIEDYGGKNGSSITGKTSVVVAGADMGPAKLEKATKLGIPIWTEEEFINQLEN from the coding sequence ATGGAAAATGCGAATGTTTTGGCACAAATCACTTTGTTGCGAGAGGAATTGAACGAACATAATTATAACTATTATGTACTGGATCAACCGGTGATTTCGGATTTAGAGTTTGATCAGAAGTTAAAGAAGTTGCAGGAACTAGAGCAGCTGTATCCTGAATTTTTTGACGAGGATTCGCCAACGCAGCGGGTGGGTGGTGCTGTTACTAAAAATTTTCCTACAATTGTTCATGAAAACCGTATGTATTCTTTGGAAAATTCGTATTCTAAGGAGGATCTTATTGATTGGGAAAATCGCATTCAGCGTGTTTTGGGCAATGTGCCTGTTGAATATGTTTGTGAGCTGAAATATGACGGTGCTTCGATATCGATTACTTATGAAAATGGTAGATTGGTTCGAGCGGTGACAAGGGGAGATGGTTTTCAGGGCGATGATGTAACCAATAATATCAAAACAATAAAATCGGTTCCTTTAAAATTAAAAGGCGACTTTCCTGAAAAATTTGATATTCGTGGGGAGATTATACTGCCTTTGGCTGGTTTTGAAAAGATGAATATGGAATTGATTGATATTGGCGAAACACCTTATTCTAATCCAAGAAACACGGCTTCGGGTAGTTTGAAATTGCAAGACAGTGCCGAAGTTGCCAAGCGCCCGTTAGAGTGTTTGCTTTATAATATTGTTGGGGCAAATAATTTTTTTAATACCCATGCACATTCGTTGGAAGCAGCGCGTTCGTATGGTTTTAAAGTTCCCAATCATTCTAAACTGGTTAAAAACTTAGACGAAGTTTTTGATTTTATTTCCTATTGGGATACGCATCGCCATGATTTACCTTATGAAACCGATGGTGTGGTTATTAAGGTTAACGATTTGTTTCAGCAGGAAGAATTGGGCTATACGGCAAAAAATCCGCGTTGGGCAATTGCTTATAAATTTAAGGCCGAACAAGCCAGCACTGTTTTGGATATGATTTCGTATCAAGTGGGACGTACAGGAGCTATTACGCCTGTAGCTAATTTGCAACCGGTGCAGTTAGCAGGAACAATTGTTAAAAGAGCTTCTTTGCACAATGCCGACCAAATTGAAAAGTTGGATGTGCGCGAAGGCGATACCGTTTTTGTGGAAAAAGGCGGAGAGATTATTCCAAAAATTGTGGGGGTTGACTTTAATCAGCGACAACCAGATAGCCAGCCTACGGAATATATTACCCACTGCCCGGAATGCCACACCGAATTGGTGCGAAAACCAGGTGAAGCTCAGCATTATTGTCCGAATTTTTACGAATGTCCGCCACAGATTATTGGTAGAATTGAACATTTTATCAGTAGAAAAGCCATGAATATTGATGGGCTAGGAGGGGAAACCGTTGCTTTGCTCTACAAAAATGGATTGGTTAAAAATTATGCTGATTTGTATGAATTGACAAAAGAACAAATTGTTCCACTAGAGCGTATGGCTGATAAATCGGCTGATAACTTACTGAAAGGTATTCAAGAGTCAAAAAAAATACCTTTTGAGCGCGTGCTTTTTGCGTTGGGAATTCGATTTGTTGGTGAAACCGTTGCTAAAAAACTGGCGAAACATTATCAATCTATCGATGCTTTAATGCAGGCAGATTATGATGCATTGGTTCATGTAGATGAAATTGGCGATAAGATTGCCTTAAGTATTCGGTCTTTTTTCAAAAATGAATCCAATTTAGAATTGATAAACCGATTGAAAAATTATGGATTGCAATTTGAAATAGAAACTAAAGAAAATACGCAAGTTTCCACAAAATTTGAAGGGATGACAATGGTTGTTTCAGGTAAGTTTGAAACATTTTCTCGTGACGAAATCAAGCAAAAAATTGAAGATTACGGCGGAAAAAATGGAAGTTCTATTACCGGGAAGACATCGGTTGTGGTGGCAGGTGCAGATATGGGACCTGCAAAACTTGAAAAAGCAACCAAGTTGGGAATTCCGATTTGGACAGAAGAGGAGTTCATTAATCAACTCGAAAATTAA
- the recN gene encoding DNA repair protein RecN, protein MLTHLSIRNYALITHASVQFANNLTIITGETGAGKSILLDALGLVLGKRADLNVLRNADEKCVIEAHFNIASYQLQSLFSELDLDYEKDTIVRREILPSGKSRAFVNDVPTTLQNLQQLGNVLIDIHTQHQTQDLFSEKYQLNLIDVYANNGNLLKDYQHHLQHFKKQQQQLHLLKEQQSQVTKEQDYNAFLLDELTQANLKSGEQEELESQFEVLANVEKVGGFLEQGYAVLSNEEFGVTKQLYEVKSHIQKLAQISTKYENLYQRLESSFIELEDISDELQTELQQLIADPQQLELINQKLQLIYQLQKKHNVSTIEDLLNIQDELSQKVAGLEAIDEQINTLEKLLQETEIKLNNLAEQLHQNRTAVLPQLSSEISNLIAPLGMPNAQFNIQLTPGEAFLSNGKDDVNWLFSANKGMQFGLLKKTASGGELSRIMLAVKSILAVKSNLPTIIFDEIDTGVSGDVADKMGNIMKDMGKHMQIFAITHLPQVASKGNQHFKVAKFDEDQQTTSTIKLLSTEERIHEIAQMLSGNTITDAALQHAKQLLN, encoded by the coding sequence ATGTTAACACACTTATCAATTAGAAACTACGCGTTAATCACACACGCATCGGTTCAATTTGCAAACAATCTTACCATCATCACAGGAGAAACAGGTGCCGGAAAATCTATTTTGCTTGATGCATTGGGTTTGGTGCTTGGAAAACGTGCCGATTTAAACGTTTTAAGAAATGCAGATGAAAAATGCGTCATCGAAGCACATTTTAATATCGCATCGTATCAGTTGCAAAGTTTGTTTTCAGAATTGGATTTAGATTACGAAAAAGATACTATTGTAAGACGGGAAATTCTTCCGTCGGGTAAATCAAGAGCTTTTGTAAACGATGTTCCTACCACATTACAAAACTTACAGCAATTGGGAAATGTGTTAATTGATATTCATACACAACACCAAACACAAGATCTTTTCAGTGAAAAATATCAGTTAAATTTAATTGATGTTTATGCCAATAATGGAAATCTACTAAAAGATTACCAACATCATTTGCAACATTTTAAAAAGCAACAACAACAATTACATCTTTTAAAAGAACAGCAGTCGCAGGTTACCAAAGAGCAAGATTATAATGCATTTTTACTTGATGAATTAACCCAAGCAAATTTAAAAAGTGGGGAACAAGAAGAATTAGAAAGTCAGTTTGAAGTATTGGCGAATGTAGAAAAAGTCGGCGGATTTTTAGAACAAGGTTACGCGGTTTTATCAAACGAAGAATTTGGAGTAACCAAACAGTTGTACGAAGTAAAATCGCACATACAGAAGTTGGCACAAATCAGTACCAAATACGAAAATCTGTATCAGCGTTTAGAAAGCAGTTTTATTGAGTTGGAAGATATTTCTGATGAATTACAAACGGAATTGCAACAACTTATTGCCGATCCACAACAATTAGAATTAATCAATCAAAAATTACAATTGATTTATCAATTGCAAAAAAAGCACAATGTTTCAACAATTGAAGATTTACTTAATATTCAAGACGAACTTTCACAAAAAGTAGCCGGTTTAGAAGCAATAGATGAGCAAATAAACACCTTAGAAAAATTGTTACAAGAAACCGAAATTAAGCTAAATAATTTAGCAGAACAGCTGCACCAAAACCGAACAGCCGTTTTGCCGCAATTAAGTAGCGAAATAAGTAATCTTATTGCACCATTGGGTATGCCAAATGCGCAGTTTAACATTCAATTAACGCCTGGTGAAGCTTTTCTAAGCAACGGAAAAGACGATGTGAATTGGTTGTTTTCTGCAAACAAAGGCATGCAATTTGGTTTGTTGAAAAAAACAGCATCGGGCGGTGAGCTTTCTAGAATTATGCTTGCCGTAAAATCGATATTAGCCGTAAAAAGTAACTTACCAACGATTATTTTCGATGAAATTGATACCGGAGTTTCGGGAGATGTTGCCGATAAAATGGGAAATATCATGAAGGATATGGGCAAACACATGCAAATTTTTGCCATAACGCATTTACCGCAAGTTGCATCAAAAGGAAACCAGCATTTTAAAGTTGCCAAATTCGATGAAGACCAACAAACCACGTCAACCATAAAATTGTTGAGTACCGAAGAACGTATTCATGAAATTGCACAGATGCTTTCTGGGAACACTATTACCGATGCAGCTTTGCAACACGCAAAACAATTGCTTAACTAA
- the porD gene encoding type IX secretion system protein PorD yields the protein MLNKIVLFLVLLVGTNAAAQELNANVVVNADRIQQSNKQVFSTLQNAIRDFFNNNKFTNYNVKRSELIDCNVLLVVNSYDPNTNAFTGTLQIQSSRPVYNSGYGTTLFNFSDKFITFNYLEFEPLVYSENAISSNLVGLLTYYANLIIGLDADSFSLYGGTANYQKASNVVAMLQQTEDKGWTMGEQNNRYALINDLLSNLYAPYREALYEYHIKGLDIMAENPEQGKKGIANAINILANTHKTRPNALTTRIFFDAKADEITKVFGAGPTFDTTQLIETLTRINSTNGTKWNRM from the coding sequence ATGCTGAATAAAATTGTTCTTTTTCTTGTATTGCTTGTTGGTACAAATGCAGCTGCACAAGAGTTAAATGCAAATGTGGTGGTAAATGCTGATCGAATTCAACAATCGAATAAGCAGGTTTTTAGTACCTTACAAAATGCTATCCGCGATTTTTTTAACAATAATAAATTCACCAATTACAACGTAAAGAGATCGGAATTAATTGATTGCAACGTGCTTTTGGTTGTAAATAGTTATGACCCCAATACCAATGCTTTCACAGGCACTTTACAAATTCAGTCATCGCGACCAGTTTATAATTCAGGCTACGGAACCACTCTTTTTAATTTTAGCGATAAATTCATCACTTTTAATTATTTAGAATTTGAACCATTGGTATATTCAGAAAATGCCATCAGTTCCAATTTGGTTGGTTTGCTAACCTATTATGCCAATTTAATCATCGGATTAGATGCTGATTCGTTTTCCTTATACGGCGGAACAGCTAATTATCAAAAGGCTTCAAATGTAGTGGCAATGCTGCAACAAACCGAAGACAAAGGCTGGACAATGGGCGAACAAAACAATCGCTATGCTTTAATAAACGATTTGCTTTCAAACTTATATGCACCTTACCGAGAAGCCTTATACGAATACCATATTAAAGGGTTGGATATCATGGCAGAAAATCCAGAACAAGGTAAAAAAGGTATTGCAAACGCTATAAATATTTTAGCAAATACGCACAAAACCCGTCCAAATGCTTTAACAACCCGAATTTTCTTTGATGCAAAAGCCGACGAGATTACAAAAGTTTTTGGCGCTGGACCTACTTTTGATACCACCCAATTAATTGAAACTTTAACACGCATAAATTCTACAAACGGAACCAAGTGGAACCGCATGTAA
- a CDS encoding matrixin family metalloprotease, translating to MKFCLFVLSFLLLISCKKTTTVTPETTVLLKQYEAFPKSQVDTVASILQKFYGVKTVISHKQKLYPEAFINIKSPRYRADSIIKFQQKEISSNIDYVLGLTSKDISVTKKDVSGNIKKPEYKYKDWGIMGLAYCPGKSCVVSTFRIKSTNKTVYFNRLKKVTVHEFGHNLGLPHCPNKKCVMTDAVESVKTIDNAELKLCTDCARKINFH from the coding sequence ATGAAGTTTTGCCTTTTCGTTTTAAGCTTCTTGTTGCTTATAAGTTGTAAGAAAACTACCACTGTTACACCTGAAACAACCGTTTTACTTAAACAATATGAAGCATTTCCAAAAAGTCAAGTAGATACAGTAGCGTCGATTTTACAAAAGTTTTACGGAGTTAAAACAGTAATTTCTCATAAACAAAAATTATATCCGGAAGCATTTATAAATATAAAATCACCCCGATACCGAGCCGACAGTATTATTAAATTTCAACAGAAAGAAATTAGCAGTAATATTGATTATGTTTTAGGATTGACTTCAAAAGATATTTCAGTTACTAAAAAAGATGTATCAGGAAACATCAAAAAGCCAGAATACAAATATAAAGATTGGGGCATAATGGGTTTGGCATATTGCCCCGGAAAAAGCTGCGTTGTTTCTACATTTCGAATAAAGAGTACAAACAAAACTGTTTATTTTAACAGATTAAAAAAAGTTACAGTTCACGAATTTGGACATAACCTTGGGTTGCCACATTGCCCGAACAAAAAGTGTGTGATGACCGATGCCGTGGAAAGTGTAAAAACCATTGATAACGCAGAATTAAAACTTTGTACTGATTGCGCAAGGAAAATAAACTTTCATTAA
- a CDS encoding ferritin: MLSKDLQTALNNQVKIEGDSSQIYLAMASWAEIQGFEGIATFMYAQSDEERLHMLKLIKYINQRGGEALIPRVEQPSLDHSSFRTLFKQLFEHEVFVSKSINELVHISLQERDYATHNFLQWYVAEQIEEEATARTILDKINLIGDDKGGLYLFDNDIKNFPQQNDQTV, translated from the coding sequence ATGTTATCCAAAGATTTACAAACAGCTTTAAACAATCAAGTAAAAATCGAAGGCGATTCTTCGCAAATATATCTAGCAATGGCATCTTGGGCAGAAATTCAAGGTTTTGAAGGTATTGCCACTTTTATGTATGCACAGTCTGATGAAGAACGCTTACATATGCTTAAATTGATTAAATACATTAATCAACGAGGCGGCGAGGCTTTAATACCAAGGGTGGAACAACCAAGTTTAGATCATTCTTCGTTTAGAACTCTTTTTAAACAATTATTTGAACACGAAGTTTTTGTTTCAAAAAGCATCAATGAATTAGTGCACATATCTCTTCAAGAACGGGATTATGCCACGCATAATTTCTTGCAATGGTATGTGGCAGAACAAATAGAAGAAGAAGCAACCGCACGCACTATTTTAGATAAAATCAACCTAATTGGTGATGATAAAGGAGGTTTATATCTATTTGATAATGATATAAAAAACTTTCCGCAACAAAATGACCAAACGGTTTAA
- a CDS encoding outer membrane protein assembly factor BamD: MRKISYIIFTALVFASCSPLQKALKVDDTAYKNEVADQLYEKGKYKQAIRLYEQIEAKESWAPNFQSMYYKFSKSFYNARKWEAAKPMFQKFNLVYITSPNREETMYLEAMSAYQLSEVYSLDQHATYEGIKKFETFLAAYPESSYKEDANTKMRELNEKIERKAFESARLYNKIGDYTRDYNAAIVALDNFLLDYPGTVYKTDALFYKFDSAYKLALNSVYSKMEERLKNAISLHDDLISYAPDTKYKEEADQMLVRLKKELKQFSTK, from the coding sequence ATGAGAAAAATTTCGTATATCATTTTCACAGCATTAGTATTTGCAAGCTGTTCACCGCTTCAGAAAGCTTTAAAGGTTGATGATACCGCTTATAAAAACGAAGTTGCCGACCAGTTATACGAAAAAGGAAAATACAAACAAGCTATTCGATTATACGAACAAATCGAAGCAAAAGAAAGTTGGGCTCCTAATTTTCAATCAATGTATTATAAATTTAGTAAGTCGTTTTACAATGCAAGAAAATGGGAAGCCGCTAAACCCATGTTTCAAAAGTTTAATTTGGTTTATATCACCAGTCCCAACCGTGAAGAAACAATGTACTTAGAAGCCATGTCGGCCTATCAATTGTCAGAAGTATATTCATTGGATCAACACGCAACCTATGAAGGAATAAAGAAATTTGAAACCTTTTTAGCAGCATATCCAGAATCTTCGTATAAAGAAGATGCCAATACTAAAATGCGCGAGTTGAACGAAAAAATAGAGCGTAAGGCATTTGAATCGGCACGTTTGTACAATAAAATTGGCGATTACACACGCGATTACAATGCTGCAATAGTTGCTTTAGACAACTTTTTGCTAGATTATCCCGGAACTGTGTACAAAACCGATGCATTATTTTATAAATTCGACTCGGCTTATAAATTAGCACTAAACAGTGTGTACTCTAAAATGGAAGAGCGTTTAAAAAATGCAATCAGTTTGCACGATGATTTAATTTCATACGCACCTGATACAAAATATAAAGAAGAAGCAGACCAAATGCTTGTTCGTCTAAAAAAAGAATTAAAACAATTTTCAACAAAATAA